The following are encoded together in the Nocardioides okcheonensis genome:
- a CDS encoding zinc-dependent metalloprotease: MSDTPGGASGDDSNPFKGTPFEQIFSQLGGFAGGPGAPGGMPDLNSLMAQVQGLFAPHDGPVNWDTVTDLARRAAAQEPDPTVTAAQSGAVADAVRLADHWLDTTTGFPSGVTTTAAWSRAEWIVETIDVWKVLVEPIAGSATAALGQAMPEEMRQLVGPLVAMLGKASGAMVASQVGSGLGALAGDVLSASDIGLPLGPIGKAALLPTNVAAFAAEIPDVTGDDVLLYLALREAAHQRLFAGVPWLRDHLISAVAEYGAGMDFDTSGMEEKLRGIDMSNPAAMQDAMSGGLFDPEPSAAQKAALEKLEVTLALVEGWVDEVVGQATADRMPAAAKLQETVRRRRAAGGPAEQTFATLVGLELRPRRLRDASTLWGSLRTRQGTEARDGVWMSPHLLPTAADLDDPLGFREDSVAPEELSAEEFEAGLRGLLDGDDDRPTE; encoded by the coding sequence ATGAGTGACACCCCTGGAGGCGCCTCCGGCGACGACAGCAACCCGTTCAAGGGCACGCCCTTCGAGCAGATCTTCTCCCAGCTCGGCGGCTTCGCCGGCGGCCCCGGCGCGCCCGGCGGCATGCCGGACCTGAACTCGCTGATGGCCCAGGTGCAGGGCCTCTTCGCCCCGCACGACGGCCCGGTCAACTGGGACACCGTCACCGACCTGGCCCGCCGCGCGGCCGCGCAGGAGCCCGACCCGACGGTGACCGCCGCGCAGTCCGGCGCCGTCGCCGACGCCGTGCGCCTCGCCGACCACTGGCTCGACACCACCACCGGGTTCCCGTCGGGCGTCACGACCACCGCCGCGTGGTCCCGCGCGGAGTGGATCGTCGAGACCATCGACGTCTGGAAGGTGCTGGTCGAGCCGATCGCCGGGTCCGCCACCGCCGCGCTCGGCCAGGCGATGCCCGAGGAGATGCGCCAGCTGGTCGGTCCGCTCGTCGCGATGCTCGGCAAGGCCAGCGGCGCGATGGTCGCGTCCCAGGTCGGCAGCGGCCTCGGCGCGCTCGCCGGTGACGTGCTCAGCGCCTCCGACATCGGGCTGCCGCTCGGCCCGATCGGCAAGGCCGCGCTGCTCCCCACCAACGTCGCCGCGTTCGCCGCGGAGATCCCCGACGTCACCGGCGACGACGTCCTGCTCTACCTCGCGCTGCGCGAGGCCGCCCACCAGCGCCTCTTCGCGGGCGTGCCGTGGCTGCGCGACCACCTGATCAGCGCGGTCGCCGAGTACGGCGCCGGGATGGACTTCGACACCTCCGGGATGGAGGAGAAGCTGCGCGGCATCGACATGAGCAACCCCGCGGCGATGCAGGACGCAATGTCGGGCGGCCTGTTCGACCCCGAGCCGTCCGCCGCCCAGAAGGCCGCGCTGGAGAAGCTCGAGGTCACCCTCGCGCTCGTCGAGGGCTGGGTCGACGAGGTCGTCGGCCAGGCGACCGCCGACCGGATGCCCGCCGCGGCCAAGCTGCAGGAGACCGTGCGACGCCGGCGCGCCGCGGGCGGTCCCGCCGAGCAGACGTTCGCCACCCTCGTCGGCCTCGAGCTGCGGCCGCGGCGGCTGCGCGACGCCTCCACGCTGTGGGGCTCGCTGCGCACCCGCCAGGGCACCGAGGCCCGCGACGGCGTGTGGATGTCGCCGCACCTGCTGCCGACCGCCGCCGACCTCGACGACCCGCTGGGCTTCCGCGAGGACTCCGTGGCCCCCGAGGAGCTCTCCGCCGAGGAGTTCGAGGCCGGGCTCCGCGGGCTGCTCGACGGCGACGACGACCGGCCCACCGAGTGA
- a CDS encoding molybdenum cofactor biosynthesis protein MoaE produces MTDPLRLVDIRDTPLDVTEVVDSLDDDAAGGLTLFVGRVRDHDGGKGVAALGYSAHPTALARLEDVCRRVAAAHDVRGVAAVHRVGPLQVGDLAVVVATTASHRGDAFAASRDLIDTLKAEVPIWKHQVFDDASEEWVGTP; encoded by the coding sequence GTGACCGACCCCCTGCGACTCGTCGACATCCGCGACACGCCCCTCGACGTGACCGAGGTGGTGGACTCCCTCGACGACGACGCCGCGGGAGGCCTCACCCTGTTCGTCGGCCGGGTGCGCGACCACGACGGCGGCAAGGGCGTGGCCGCGCTCGGCTACTCCGCCCACCCGACCGCGCTGGCCCGCCTCGAGGACGTCTGCCGGCGGGTCGCGGCCGCCCACGACGTACGCGGTGTCGCCGCCGTCCACCGGGTCGGCCCGCTGCAGGTCGGCGACCTCGCGGTCGTCGTCGCCACGACGGCCTCCCACCGCGGCGACGCCTTCGCCGCGTCGCGCGACCTGATCGACACGCTCAAGGCCGAGGTGCCGATCTGGAAGCACCAGGTCTTCGACGACGCGAGCGAGGAGTGGGTCGGCACGCCGTAG
- a CDS encoding YlbL family protein, whose translation MSQRTRAGLVALTLLAVLWAAAAFLPLPYVTYYPGPTVDILGENDGQETVQVTGHRAYHDDGELRMTTVYVSQPEDDVSLPELLRAYLDPDAAVWPRSSVYAPEDTDESSDRESAVEMVSSQDTAVAAALTEIGEDVTPIVEVLDVTPGLPAEGKLEVRDRLLEVGGTEVTRAQDVVDAVTAAPAGEPIEFRVRRDGEDVSVEVTPEQVDGTPRVGITPGTGYDFPFQVSVRIADNIGGPSAGLMMSLAIVDTLTPGSLTGGADVAGTGTITPDGKVGPIGGIQQKIAAARDAGARLFLVPADNCDGIGGVDTGDMRLARATTLHAAVETLAAWTADPDTDLPTCEDAS comes from the coding sequence ATGAGTCAGCGGACCAGGGCGGGGTTGGTCGCGCTGACCCTGCTGGCCGTGCTCTGGGCGGCCGCGGCGTTCCTCCCGCTGCCCTACGTCACCTACTACCCCGGGCCGACCGTCGACATCCTCGGTGAGAACGACGGCCAGGAGACGGTGCAGGTCACCGGCCACCGGGCCTACCACGACGACGGCGAGCTCCGGATGACCACCGTCTACGTCTCCCAGCCCGAGGACGACGTCAGCCTCCCCGAGCTGCTGCGCGCCTACCTCGACCCCGACGCGGCGGTCTGGCCGCGCTCCTCGGTCTACGCGCCCGAGGACACCGACGAGTCCAGCGACCGCGAGTCCGCGGTGGAGATGGTGTCGTCGCAGGACACCGCCGTCGCCGCCGCGCTGACCGAGATCGGCGAGGACGTCACGCCGATCGTCGAGGTGCTCGACGTGACCCCCGGCCTGCCCGCGGAGGGCAAGCTGGAGGTGCGTGACCGGCTGCTGGAGGTCGGCGGGACCGAGGTGACCCGGGCCCAGGACGTCGTCGACGCCGTCACCGCGGCGCCGGCCGGCGAGCCGATCGAGTTCCGCGTGCGCCGCGACGGCGAGGACGTGAGCGTCGAGGTCACCCCCGAGCAGGTCGACGGGACGCCGCGGGTCGGCATCACGCCCGGCACGGGCTACGACTTCCCCTTCCAGGTGAGCGTCCGGATCGCCGACAACATCGGAGGTCCCAGCGCCGGGCTGATGATGTCGCTGGCGATCGTCGACACACTGACGCCCGGATCGCTGACCGGCGGCGCCGACGTCGCCGGCACCGGCACCATCACCCCCGACGGCAAGGTCGGGCCGATCGGCGGGATCCAGCAGAAGATCGCCGCCGCCCGCGACGCCGGAGCCCGCCTGTTCCTCGTCCCCGCCGACAACTGCGACGGCATCGGGGGCGTCGACACCGGCGACATGCGCCTGGCGAGGGCCACCACGCTGCACGCCGCCGTCGAGACCCTGGCCGCCTGGACCGCCGACCCCGACACCGACCTGCCGACCTGCGAGGACGCCTCCTGA
- a CDS encoding PPA1309 family protein, with protein sequence MTDPDQPIALPEDPALAAAVLEIEAHVAGDGWDQPARLYALVDTAELVAQEPALAAAMAIDGPGDDGSFTPIEQDGLPPGQALEEALQSIAWPDSVSGCAAVIERLVLPPEADDDIPDDPTAAELFAREHPDRQEVRMVAGVTRAGASYCALRLRAHDDDQSVVDGTELVPGLLDLLHATLHDSPLDNP encoded by the coding sequence ATGACCGACCCCGACCAGCCGATCGCACTGCCCGAGGACCCGGCGCTCGCCGCCGCGGTGCTCGAGATCGAGGCGCACGTGGCCGGTGACGGCTGGGACCAGCCCGCGCGGCTCTACGCCCTCGTCGACACCGCCGAGCTGGTCGCCCAGGAGCCCGCCCTCGCCGCGGCGATGGCGATCGACGGCCCGGGCGACGACGGCTCGTTCACCCCGATCGAGCAGGACGGGCTGCCGCCGGGCCAGGCGCTGGAGGAGGCGCTCCAGTCGATCGCCTGGCCGGACAGCGTGAGCGGCTGCGCGGCGGTCATCGAGCGCCTGGTGCTGCCGCCCGAGGCCGACGACGACATCCCCGACGACCCGACGGCCGCGGAGCTCTTCGCCCGCGAGCACCCGGACCGCCAGGAGGTCCGGATGGTGGCCGGGGTGACCCGCGCGGGCGCCTCCTACTGCGCCCTGCGGCTGCGGGCCCACGACGACGACCAGTCCGTGGTCGACGGCACCGAGCTGGTGCCCGGCCTGCTGGACCTGCTCCACGCGACGTTGCACGACTCTCCCCTCGACAATCCCTGA
- a CDS encoding UPF0182 family membrane protein, which yields MSAPFDTPRPATPPRPPSSSRRPGALVITAIVLVVGFMLLSGFASFWTERLWFRSTGYSEVFTTLLLTRVGLFLVFAGLMAATVAAAMAVAYRFRPVLWPGMPGMPDDGMDRYRELLAPRMGKVIAAVAIVMGLFAGASATGQWRSFSLWRHSKSFGTEDPYFNKDVGFYVFDLPFWHYVVDFVMALAVVGLLATVVVNYLFGGIRLSGRVGERLTSAAQIQVSVLLAVFVLAKAVDYWLDRYDLVTNSGSIFTGMGYTDDKAVLPAKEILAGIAVVCAVLFLANVLRRTWLLPSVGVALFALSAIILGLVVPSIVQSIRVNPNVPDREGPYIKANIDATRAAYQLDQIDVRNVAGTPVAADDGRLEALDGLTAGIPLVDPQIVSEIFEQQQQVRAYYSVPDVLDVDRYEIDGTDRAVVLGVRELDQSGLAESDQNWSNLHTAYTHGNGVIAAFANQRPEDDSRQDTSIQWAEGAEPDEDTLTRLSGDEGYETRVYFGEQSPDYSIVGLDPNGKAVEFDLPRGERTDEDVATTYDGDAGVPIGNLFDQLLYAVKFSEPNLLLSSRVHANSKILYDRNPRTMVEKVAPWLTVDSDPYPVVVDGKIQWILDGYTVTDKYPLSQRESLEEMTDDALQQNTGFQTLPTDEINYLRNSVKATVDAYDGTVRLYEWDEDDPILQAWEDVFPGVVQPKDDIPDSLLEHLRYPEDLFKAQRFQFQRYHETSASAWFEGSSRWEVPSDPQSANRLQPPYRLFTDTGAGETWSLTSVYVPRDKENNLAAYMAVNSDATSDDYGKVSVLQLPNEPTGGPLQIANTFSTNEDVSAALLPYTTGDADRVPGNLLTVPIGDSFMYVQPVYTRRAGESNFPILRFVLVSYENRVGIGTTLVGAIEDALTSDGSTDGSGETPTEEPTPTEEPTPTEEPTPTPGETGGGQATVAELLRQAEQKFAQADAAQQAGDTVRWARLMEEGRTLVEQAASQLGG from the coding sequence ATGAGCGCTCCCTTCGACACTCCCCGACCCGCCACGCCGCCGCGGCCTCCGTCCTCGTCGCGCCGTCCCGGCGCGCTGGTGATCACCGCGATCGTGCTGGTGGTCGGCTTCATGCTGCTGAGCGGCTTCGCGTCGTTCTGGACCGAGCGGCTGTGGTTCCGCTCGACCGGCTACAGCGAGGTCTTCACGACGCTGCTGCTCACCCGGGTGGGGCTGTTCCTGGTCTTCGCCGGGCTGATGGCCGCGACCGTGGCCGCGGCGATGGCGGTGGCCTACCGGTTCCGCCCGGTCCTGTGGCCCGGCATGCCCGGGATGCCCGACGACGGGATGGACCGCTACCGCGAGCTCCTCGCGCCGCGCATGGGCAAGGTGATCGCCGCCGTCGCGATCGTGATGGGGCTCTTCGCCGGCGCCTCCGCCACCGGGCAGTGGCGCAGCTTCTCGCTGTGGCGGCACAGCAAGTCGTTCGGCACGGAGGACCCGTACTTCAACAAGGACGTCGGCTTCTACGTCTTCGACCTGCCCTTCTGGCACTACGTCGTCGACTTCGTGATGGCGCTGGCCGTCGTCGGGCTGCTGGCGACGGTCGTCGTCAACTACCTCTTCGGCGGGATCCGGCTCTCGGGGCGTGTGGGGGAGCGGCTCACCAGCGCCGCGCAGATCCAGGTGTCGGTGCTGCTGGCGGTCTTCGTGCTCGCCAAGGCCGTCGACTACTGGCTCGACCGCTACGACCTGGTCACCAACTCGGGCTCGATCTTCACCGGCATGGGCTACACCGACGACAAGGCGGTGCTGCCCGCGAAGGAGATCCTCGCCGGGATCGCGGTCGTGTGCGCCGTGCTGTTCCTCGCCAACGTGCTGCGCCGCACCTGGCTGCTGCCGTCCGTGGGAGTCGCGCTGTTCGCCCTCTCGGCGATCATCCTCGGCCTCGTCGTCCCGTCGATCGTGCAGTCGATCCGGGTCAACCCCAACGTCCCGGACCGTGAGGGCCCCTACATCAAGGCCAACATCGACGCCACGCGCGCGGCCTACCAGCTCGACCAGATCGACGTGCGCAACGTGGCCGGCACGCCGGTGGCCGCCGACGACGGCCGGCTCGAGGCGCTCGACGGCCTGACGGCCGGCATCCCGCTCGTCGACCCGCAGATCGTCAGCGAGATCTTCGAGCAGCAGCAGCAGGTGCGGGCCTACTACTCGGTGCCCGACGTGCTCGACGTCGACCGTTACGAGATCGACGGCACGGACCGCGCCGTGGTCCTCGGCGTGCGCGAGCTGGACCAGAGCGGCCTGGCCGAGAGCGACCAGAACTGGTCCAACCTGCACACCGCCTACACCCACGGCAACGGCGTCATCGCGGCGTTCGCCAACCAGCGGCCCGAGGACGACTCGCGCCAGGACACCAGCATCCAGTGGGCCGAGGGCGCCGAGCCGGACGAGGACACCCTGACCCGGCTGTCGGGCGACGAGGGCTACGAGACGCGCGTCTACTTCGGCGAGCAGAGCCCGGACTACAGCATCGTCGGGCTCGACCCCAACGGCAAGGCGGTCGAGTTCGACCTGCCGCGCGGCGAGCGCACCGACGAGGACGTCGCGACGACCTACGACGGCGACGCGGGCGTGCCGATCGGCAACCTCTTCGACCAGCTGCTCTACGCGGTGAAGTTCAGCGAGCCCAACCTGCTGCTCTCCAGCCGGGTGCACGCGAACTCGAAGATCCTCTACGACCGCAACCCGCGCACCATGGTGGAGAAGGTCGCGCCGTGGCTCACCGTCGACTCCGACCCCTACCCGGTCGTGGTGGACGGCAAGATCCAGTGGATCCTCGACGGCTACACGGTCACCGACAAGTACCCGCTCTCCCAGCGCGAGTCGCTCGAGGAGATGACCGACGACGCGCTGCAGCAGAACACCGGCTTCCAGACGCTGCCGACCGACGAGATCAACTACCTGCGCAACTCGGTCAAGGCGACGGTCGACGCCTACGACGGCACCGTCCGGCTCTACGAGTGGGACGAGGACGACCCGATCCTGCAGGCCTGGGAGGACGTCTTCCCCGGGGTGGTGCAGCCGAAGGACGACATCCCCGACTCCCTGCTCGAGCACCTGCGCTACCCCGAGGACCTGTTCAAGGCCCAGCGCTTCCAGTTCCAGCGCTACCACGAGACCTCGGCGTCGGCATGGTTCGAGGGGTCGAGCCGGTGGGAGGTGCCGAGCGACCCGCAGAGCGCCAACCGCCTGCAGCCGCCGTACCGCCTTTTCACCGACACCGGTGCGGGGGAGACCTGGTCGCTGACGTCGGTCTACGTGCCGCGGGACAAGGAGAACAACCTCGCGGCCTACATGGCGGTCAACAGCGACGCGACGAGCGACGACTACGGCAAGGTGTCGGTGCTGCAGCTGCCGAACGAGCCCACGGGCGGCCCGCTGCAGATCGCGAACACGTTCTCCACCAACGAGGACGTCAGCGCCGCGCTGCTGCCCTACACGACCGGTGACGCGGACCGGGTGCCCGGCAACCTGCTGACGGTGCCGATCGGCGACTCCTTCATGTACGTCCAGCCGGTCTACACGCGCCGCGCGGGCGAGTCGAACTTCCCGATCCTGCGCTTCGTGCTGGTCTCCTACGAGAACCGGGTCGGCATCGGCACCACGCTGGTCGGCGCGATCGAGGACGCCCTCACCTCGGACGGCTCGACCGACGGGTCGGGGGAGACCCCGACCGAGGAGCCCACGCCGACCGAGGAGCCGACCCCGACCGAGGAGCCGACCCCGACGCCGGGCGAGACCGGCGGCGGCCAGGCGACCGTGGCCGAGCTGCTGCGGCAGGCCGAGCAGAAGTTCGCCCAGGCCGACGCGGCGCAGCAGGCCGGCGACACGGTCCGCTGGGCGCGCCTGATGGAGGAGGGACGCACCCTCGTCGAGCAGGCCGCGAGCCAGCTGGGCGGCTGA
- a CDS encoding hemerythrin domain-containing protein, with translation MSTTDAALHGPGLTDVRGMIMAHDAFRWSLLPAPNLVREVPPGDVGRARVVAGHVETILLVLEGHHTSEDELLWPRLLERVPEQLAPVVHLMENQHAHIHDHLEQTAALLPRWRAGATAVERDRLAAAVEALVDALVEHMAAEERHLLPLAARSVSETEWAELGERGLRKIPFRFLPTAFGIMRHVGDPAVVAADLAKAPLPVRLWLRLTADRAFRRYAATVGITA, from the coding sequence ATGAGCACCACCGACGCCGCCCTGCACGGCCCCGGCCTCACGGACGTGCGCGGCATGATCATGGCCCACGACGCCTTTCGCTGGAGCCTGCTGCCCGCACCGAACCTCGTACGGGAGGTCCCGCCCGGCGACGTCGGCCGCGCGAGGGTCGTGGCCGGACACGTCGAGACGATCCTGCTGGTCCTGGAGGGCCACCACACCAGCGAGGACGAGCTGCTGTGGCCCAGGCTGCTGGAGCGGGTGCCGGAGCAGCTGGCCCCCGTGGTGCACCTGATGGAGAACCAGCACGCGCACATCCACGACCACCTCGAGCAGACGGCTGCGCTGCTCCCCCGCTGGCGCGCTGGCGCGACGGCCGTCGAGCGCGACCGGTTGGCTGCAGCGGTGGAGGCGCTCGTCGACGCACTGGTCGAGCACATGGCTGCCGAGGAGCGGCACCTGCTGCCGCTGGCTGCGCGCTCGGTCAGCGAGACGGAGTGGGCGGAGCTCGGCGAGCGCGGGCTGCGCAAGATCCCGTTCCGCTTCCTGCCCACGGCGTTCGGGATCATGCGCCACGTCGGCGACCCCGCGGTCGTCGCGGCCGACCTGGCCAAGGCTCCCCTGCCGGTCCGCCTCTGGTTGCGGCTCACGGCCGACCGCGCGTTCCGGCGGTACGCCGCGACGGTGGGCATCACCGCCTGA
- a CDS encoding AfsR/SARP family transcriptional regulator: MEWRVLGPLEVSAGSARLDLGGAKPRAVLAVLLAAGGRTVSVDRLLDEVWGEQPPPKVMASLQSYVANLRRTLEADRAARSPARLLVTRPPGYALLAQPGEVDAAVFERRAAAGHALLGTDPDGAAVELEAALGLWRGEAYADCPPAPSVVAEARRLDAVRLLATEDRWQAEIDRGGHAVAVAPLEMMVSTHPLRERAWGLLALALYRCQRQGEALQALARARAVLLDELGVDPSPQLRDLESALLRQDPSVAVPTRARATVATAGRPTATPAPRGLVGRIDALAIVTGAIVEAVEGRGRLVLLTGEAGIGKTRMAQAVASTAEALGLGAHWGRCDEGGTAPALWPWTQVLPDVVEEGRETFALAERALSVLRDAGPMLIVLDDLHWADADSLRLLRRIAPALPDLPVVVLATLRDAEADWGPAVGDALGDLARVDPLRLPLVGLTTEEVGTYLRGRSDADVPDDVARALRDRTEGNPFYIGQLVDLLAREDRLREAAAVDELEVPDGVRDVVRRRLAQLPDHTRSLLETAAVVGRSFDADVVESAGDLDDPLAVEEGLEAALSSGLVIEEPSGSYRFAHALVQEAVYAGIPGPRRARRHAAVAHALAALRPGAASTRAAEIAEHHARAGAGHARPSWEWAARAAAQARRGGAPEEAARWLGLAAVAVDRDRTATAAERHGLVVAHVSALIRAGQVAEAWERAVVRAGEVLDEGDAVASAELAVSVTTTVWNWRPYGSVDSRAVALLERLRHELPEERPVLRARVIATLALELYWVDAPRSRELTAAALVLVPTDALDRPELPEASEVSEVLEVAHASLMHVDRARDRLDVAERLLGQARARGDRELEARALLMRGSDRAALGHFADGWSDYADARELATAQGQPIVDVIVRYAEVLRPLAEGRAGDAEEMLAEVVALHRRTTIVSGDVLASLFQLTIDLVHGGPERWARAERLVAHMPPGPRVELRAVVLQRAGRADEVPALVGAWADQRPVDDDFLWLYTTAHRAEVWSRLGDPVAVAELRDQLLPFRGLPVWVGTGVGLAGFTDHYLGLLARSQGDLDAAVVDLEAARDRAAREGMAAFEVLSTHELARTRAQRGRPGDATASAQLAAEAAARASRIGLVLPR; encoded by the coding sequence ATGGAGTGGAGGGTGCTCGGGCCGCTGGAGGTCAGCGCCGGGTCCGCGCGGCTCGACCTCGGCGGCGCCAAGCCGCGGGCCGTGCTCGCCGTCCTGCTCGCCGCCGGTGGCAGGACCGTCTCGGTGGACCGGTTGCTGGACGAGGTCTGGGGCGAGCAGCCTCCGCCGAAGGTGATGGCCTCGCTGCAGAGCTACGTGGCCAACCTGCGCCGCACCCTCGAGGCGGACCGGGCGGCGCGCTCGCCGGCCAGGCTCCTCGTCACACGACCCCCCGGCTACGCGCTCCTGGCCCAGCCGGGGGAGGTCGACGCGGCCGTCTTCGAGCGTCGGGCGGCGGCCGGCCATGCCCTTCTCGGCACGGATCCCGATGGCGCTGCGGTCGAGCTCGAGGCGGCACTCGGCCTGTGGCGGGGGGAGGCGTACGCCGACTGCCCCCCGGCGCCGTCCGTCGTCGCCGAGGCGCGCCGGCTCGACGCGGTGCGGCTGCTGGCGACCGAGGACCGCTGGCAGGCGGAGATCGACAGGGGAGGCCACGCGGTCGCCGTCGCGCCGCTGGAGATGATGGTGTCGACCCACCCGCTGCGTGAGCGGGCGTGGGGCCTGCTCGCACTGGCGCTCTATCGGTGCCAGCGCCAGGGCGAGGCGCTGCAGGCGCTGGCCAGGGCCCGTGCGGTGCTGCTCGACGAGCTGGGTGTCGACCCGAGCCCGCAGCTGCGCGACCTCGAGTCGGCGCTGCTGCGCCAGGACCCCTCGGTGGCCGTGCCGACCCGTGCTCGGGCGACGGTCGCCACGGCCGGGCGTCCGACCGCGACACCGGCACCTCGCGGTCTCGTCGGTCGGATCGACGCGCTCGCCATCGTGACCGGCGCGATCGTGGAGGCGGTCGAGGGCCGTGGTCGCCTCGTCCTCCTCACCGGAGAGGCGGGCATCGGCAAGACCCGGATGGCGCAGGCCGTCGCCTCGACGGCGGAGGCGCTCGGGCTGGGGGCGCACTGGGGCCGCTGCGACGAGGGTGGCACGGCGCCCGCCCTGTGGCCGTGGACGCAGGTCCTGCCGGACGTGGTCGAGGAGGGCCGGGAGACGTTCGCCCTCGCGGAGCGGGCGCTGTCGGTGCTGCGGGACGCCGGACCGATGCTGATCGTGCTCGACGACCTGCACTGGGCCGACGCCGACTCCCTGCGCCTGCTGCGACGCATCGCTCCCGCGCTCCCCGACCTGCCCGTCGTCGTGCTGGCCACGCTGCGCGACGCCGAGGCAGACTGGGGGCCGGCCGTGGGCGACGCCCTCGGTGACCTGGCTCGGGTCGACCCCCTCCGGCTGCCCCTGGTGGGCCTCACCACCGAGGAGGTCGGCACCTATCTCCGAGGACGGTCGGACGCCGACGTCCCCGACGACGTGGCCCGCGCGTTGCGGGACCGCACCGAGGGCAATCCCTTCTACATCGGCCAGCTCGTCGACCTGCTGGCTCGCGAGGACCGGCTCCGTGAGGCGGCCGCGGTGGACGAGCTCGAGGTGCCGGACGGTGTGCGTGACGTCGTGCGGCGTCGGCTCGCCCAGCTGCCCGACCACACCCGGTCGCTGTTGGAGACGGCTGCCGTCGTGGGCCGCTCGTTCGACGCCGACGTCGTCGAGAGCGCCGGCGACCTGGACGACCCGCTGGCGGTGGAGGAGGGCCTCGAGGCCGCGCTGTCGTCAGGGCTGGTGATCGAGGAGCCCTCGGGCTCGTACCGCTTCGCGCACGCCCTGGTGCAGGAGGCGGTGTACGCCGGTATCCCGGGACCGCGACGGGCACGGCGCCACGCAGCAGTCGCCCACGCCCTGGCTGCGCTGCGCCCGGGTGCGGCGAGCACCCGCGCGGCGGAGATCGCCGAGCACCACGCGCGGGCGGGAGCCGGTCACGCCCGCCCCAGCTGGGAGTGGGCGGCACGGGCGGCGGCGCAGGCGCGCCGGGGAGGTGCGCCCGAGGAGGCCGCCCGCTGGCTCGGGCTCGCTGCTGTCGCCGTCGACCGCGACCGGACCGCCACCGCCGCCGAACGGCACGGGCTCGTGGTCGCCCACGTCAGCGCGCTGATCCGGGCCGGACAGGTCGCCGAGGCGTGGGAGCGAGCGGTGGTCCGTGCCGGGGAGGTCCTCGACGAGGGTGACGCCGTCGCGAGCGCCGAGCTCGCGGTCTCGGTGACCACCACCGTGTGGAACTGGCGTCCCTACGGCTCCGTCGACAGCCGTGCGGTCGCCCTCCTCGAGCGGCTCCGCCACGAGCTTCCCGAGGAACGTCCCGTGCTCCGCGCCCGCGTCATCGCCACGCTCGCTCTCGAGCTCTACTGGGTGGACGCGCCGCGGTCCCGCGAGCTCACCGCGGCTGCGCTCGTCCTGGTGCCGACCGACGCGCTCGACCGACCCGAGCTGCCCGAGGCGTCCGAGGTGTCCGAGGTGCTCGAGGTCGCCCACGCCAGCCTCATGCACGTCGACCGGGCGCGGGACCGGCTCGACGTCGCCGAGCGGTTGCTCGGCCAGGCACGGGCCCGTGGCGACCGCGAGCTCGAGGCGCGCGCCCTGCTGATGCGCGGGTCGGACCGGGCCGCCCTCGGCCACTTCGCGGACGGGTGGAGCGACTACGCCGACGCCCGCGAGCTGGCAACCGCCCAGGGCCAGCCCATCGTCGACGTCATCGTGCGGTACGCCGAGGTGCTGCGCCCGCTGGCGGAGGGGCGCGCCGGCGACGCCGAGGAGATGCTCGCCGAGGTCGTCGCGCTGCACCGGCGTACGACGATCGTGTCGGGGGACGTGCTGGCGTCCCTCTTCCAGCTCACCATCGACCTCGTCCACGGCGGACCGGAGCGGTGGGCACGTGCCGAGCGGCTGGTCGCTCACATGCCGCCCGGGCCGAGGGTCGAGCTGCGCGCCGTGGTGCTCCAGCGCGCCGGCCGGGCTGACGAGGTGCCAGCCCTCGTCGGGGCCTGGGCCGACCAGCGACCCGTGGACGACGACTTCCTGTGGCTCTACACCACCGCCCACCGCGCCGAGGTCTGGTCACGGCTCGGCGACCCCGTGGCGGTGGCCGAGCTGCGCGACCAGCTGCTGCCCTTCCGCGGGCTGCCGGTGTGGGTCGGCACGGGGGTCGGGCTCGCCGGCTTCACCGACCACTACCTCGGGCTGCTCGCCCGCTCGCAGGGGGACCTCGACGCGGCGGTGGTCGATCTCGAGGCAGCGCGCGACCGGGCCGCGCGGGAGGGCATGGCGGCGTTCGAGGTGCTGAGCACCCACGAGCTGGCTCGGACCAGGGCACAGCGCGGTCGCCCCGGTGACGCGACCGCGTCTGCGCAGCTCGCCGCGGAGGCAGCAGCCCGGGCGAGCCGCATCGGCCTGGTCCTGCCCCGGTGA